The Salvia miltiorrhiza cultivar Shanhuang (shh) chromosome 2, IMPLAD_Smil_shh, whole genome shotgun sequence DNA window ATACCGGTTGTTCCTCACATCTTTGTAATGATTTACAGGTGATGGTGGAAACTAAGAAGTTGAGCAAAGGAGAGACGGTTCTACGCATGGGCAATGGAGCAAGAGTTGCTGCCTTAGTTGTAGGAACTGTTCACTTAGCTCTTGATAGTGGTTTTGAGATTGTTTTGAACAATTGCTTATACGTACCTAGTTTGATTAAGAACATCGTCTCTATTCCAGTTTTGGATAGAGAAAGTTATGAATTTTCAATAAAGGGTGGAATATGTTCTATCTTTAAAGATGCTTCTTTAATCTATTCTAGTGTATTGGTTAATGGTCTTTATACTATTATGCCTCGAAACCCTGTTTTGCATGTTCAacaaagtaaaagaaaattagATGATCGTAGTTCCATAGATCTTTGGCACTCAAGATTGGGTCATATTTCTGAGAGAAGGGTGAATCAATTGTCTCAATTGCTTGGTTTTTCAACCGAGGAAAGGATGGCAACTTGTGAATCTTGTCTCAAAGAAAAGATGACCAAATCACCATTTGTGGGACAAGTGGAACGATCACAACATATTTTGGATTTGATCCATACAGATGTTTGTGGACCACTAAGTGTGGGTGCTCGTGGGAACTATCACTATTTTGTAACTTTTACCGACGACTACTCTAGGTATGGTTATGTGTACCTCTTAAGGCACAAATCTGAAGTATTTGAAAAGTTCAAAGAATTCAGACATGAAGTGGAGAAACAAACTGGCTCTAGTATTAAAATTCTTCGATCTGATCGAGGAGGTGAATACTTAAGCGGTGTGTTTCTTGATTATCTAAAAGAGAATGGGATTCTCTCACAGTGGACGCCACCTGGCACTCCTCAACTCAATGGAGTTTCTGAGCGCCGGAATCGGACCATGTTAGACATGGTGCGATCTATGATGGGCTTCACTACATTACCTCTTTCATTTTGGGGTTATGCTTTAGAAACTGCAACACATCTATTAAATAGAGTGCCATCTAAAGTTGTACCCAAAATGCCGTATGAATTATGGTTTGGCAAAACACCTTCTTACAAATATCTTAGGATATGGGGGTGCACTGCTTATGTGAAGCAGTTAATGGGAGATAAGTTGGATATGCGATCCATCTTATGTAATTTTGTGGGATATCCAAAAGAGTCTATTGGATATTATTTCTATGATCCCTCGGAACAAAATGTGTTTGTTTCGAGAAATGCTACTTTCCTTGAGGAAGAATTTCTGTGTAACAGAAGCAATAAGATTGTAGAACTTGATGAAACTCAAGAACCACAAAGTACTCCTGTTGTGGTAGAAAATACTCAATCAGAAAAGGGTGAATGTTTTTATACACAGCCCCGTGAAAAGTCCAAAAGAGTTTCGAGGCCGCCTGATAGGTTGAACTTATTGATGGAAAATGATGAGGAAGAACAACCTATGGATAATGATCCAAGGACCTTTTCTGAGGCAATTAAAGATATTGACTCGGATAAGTGGCTAGAAGCTATGCAATCCGAAATGGAATCCATGTACTCTAACGAGGTATGGATCTTGGTGGATCTACCAAATGGAATAATTCCTATCGGATGCAAATGGATATTCAAGCGAAAGCTTGGAGTAGACGGTAATGTGGCTACCTTTAAAGCTCGTCTGGTCGCAAAAGGTTATACTCAAAAAcaaggaattgattatgaggaaaccTTTTCGCCAATGGTGATGCTTAAGTCCATTCGAATTCTACTTGCCATAGCTGCATATTATGACTATGAGATATGGTAAATGGATGTAAAGACTGCATTCCTTAATGGAAACATTGAGGAAGACATTTATATGGTGCAGCCTGAAGGATATGTATCTAAGGGGAATGAACAAAAGGTTTGTAAACTCCAAAGATCTATCTATGGACTCAAACAAGCTTCAAGAAGTTGGAACATCCGATTTGATGAAACAATCAAAACGTTTGGTTTTCATAAGAATCTGGAGAGCCATGTGTGTATAAGAAAACTAGTGGGAGCTCGGTGGTGTTTGTTGTGCTCTATGTTGATGACATCCTTATCATTGGGAATGATATAGGATTAATGCAATCAACAAAGATGTGGTTGTCAAAACAATTCTCCATGAAGGACTTGGGAGAGGCATCTTTCATCCTTGGAATCAAGATCTATAGAGATAGATCGAGAAGGATGATTGGATTATCTCAGTCCATGTACATAGACAAAATGTTAAAAAGGTTTAACATGGAAGAATCCAAACGTGGATTCTTGCCAATGAGTCATGGTGTTTCTCTCACTAAAGCTATGTCTCCTCAGACACCTGAAGGGAGAGAAAAAATGACACGTGTGCCTTATGCTTCTACAATAGGGAGTATTATGTACGCTATGCTATGTACAAGACCTGATGTCGCACATGCTCTGAGTGTCACGAGTAGATATCAGTCTAATCCAGGTGAAGAGCACTGGAAGGTCATAAAATCAATCCTTAAGTACTTGAGAAGAACTAAGGATTTATTTTTGATCTGGAGGTGGGGAACTGAAACTAGAGGGTTTCACCGACTCTAGTTTTCAGTCTGATAAAGATGACTCCAAATCTATGTCAGGGTTTATATTCACTTTAAATGGTGGAGCAATTTGTTGGAAAAGTTCTAAACAAGAAACAGTTGCTGATTCCACCACAGAAGCTGAATATATTGCTGCATCAGATGCTGCAAAAGAAGCTGTTTGGATAAGGAATTTCATTCAAGAGTTGGGTGTCGTTCCTTCAGCTGTTGATCCAGTACCTATATACTGTGATAACAATGGAGCTATTGCGCAAGCTAAAGAACCAAGATCTCATCAAAGATCCAAACACATTATGCGAAGATACCACTTGATTCGAGAAATCATTGGTAGAGGTGATGTCGTTGTGGAGCGAGTTGCTTCAGCAGAAAATGTAGCAGATCCACTTACTAAACCGTTGTCACAAAAGGTATTCGAAGGACATCTTGAGAAGATGGGTCTAAGATACGCGGGTGATTGGTGCTAGGGCGAGTGGGATATTGAAAGAGTTACACCCGGCGCACCAATTAGAttggtcatttttatttatatgtaaattCAATCTCATtggaatttatattaataaaggcATTTACTTATCTaatgtatttgtttttaataacTTATGCGATTTAGATGAAGTCCTTAGACCATAAAGAGTTATAAGATATGATCATGCATATGATGGTGATTATGAAATATGTCTTTAAAGCTTTGGTCTTAAAATAGTTCCGAGTGAAATAACTATTCAAGAAAAGGATATTGAATTGTTGGAAATAGCTCGCACATATGATGCACACTCATAAGATGAGAATGTTGCGTTTCATCAACATTAACGTAGTTGACGTAAGTGTATATATGTGGGTGCTTGTTGGAGAACAAGTACACCGAACTGACCCGAAAGAAATTCTTATGTGGAATTTGTTTTATCGAAATAAGAATTACTATATTATGATAGTATACGAttagtcctttgacttgagaCATCATAGTAATCTTGTATTAGTTCTATttcattttgatatattttctgATTGCTAGTCAATCACTAAAGATTTTATGTTGGATGAAATATGAACTTATATGGAGATTAATGAGTGGTCAATAAAGAATCTATTACTTGTGAGACAAGAGAATTTCCTATAGTTTTCATTGTTCATAACTTGAAGACCTTGGCCAGGGCATAATGAATTATGATTCATTAAAGAGTTATTGAATTCAATTGAAAATATGATTATTGGATTATATTGAGTTTTCGATTTAATTCCATACTCAATATCCAATTGGGAAATTAGATGATAGAAGGATTGTACGTGTATGACGATTCATAATCAAAATAGGTTTACTCGCTATTTCACATAGTGCTAGATGACCATGCTACTTGCTAGATGGTCCCATGGTTTATAGGTTCTTGaaattaaatagttaatttCAAGTGAATTAATTTAtctgataaattaattaagttgtaaAGTGTTACAAGCCTGTTACTAGTGCTACTCGTGAACCTAAGAGGGTCACACACAATTTAGTAGAATGTGTCAGATTGAATCGATTTAATAGTtaaatccaattaattaatttgattaattatattgaGACTTGTTCtaaattaatgagttaatttagatattcaattaaattagtTTTGTTGAATATAATTCGATTAACAAGTCTGAttctataataaattaataggattaatttaattagagataaagttaattagattaattttaaatctaataaaaTCAGATTTATATATATGGATATATATGTAGCTGTATCCGGATATAAGATATCCGGGTATTCTCTAGATTGGAGAAAAAGGAACGCTGCGTCTATTGAGTAGACGTAACtatagaaataaattaattctataATTAAGGCAGTTAATTATAGGGTTAATTGGATTGTTTCTCTACAGAGTTAAAAAACGGTTCTACAgatttcttttctctctcattcTGGCTGCTCGCTCTCTCTCTGATTTTCTCTACAACACAAGAGTGCTTAGTTTTGCTAGCGAAGAACTAATCACTTGACACGGTCGCCACTCCAATTTTGATCTTTTCCCCggacgctctctctctctctaaaccgCGCAACCTCTAGTCTACTACTGCCTCCTGCTGTGGGGCAGCGGCGCCGCCGCTGCCCCTCTCCCCCTCCCGTGCTCAGCCTGCAGACCGCAGCCTTTCTCCCAGGTCCCAGCCCCTTTCTCCCTCCGCCAGCCTCGCCATCTCTGCCGGCGATCCCTGCGCCAGCGTCGCCCTCCGCTTGACAAGGCGGATCCACGAGAGGCCGCGGCTGCCGAGACAGTtgacgacggcggcggtggatctgagtGAGGCGGACTGCTGGAGGTTAGACCGGCGACCTCGATCCGATCTGGTGATAACCACCAGAGGACTCTCTCTCTTGGAGGCTCCTGGGTTCCCTCCGACCAccccctcctcctccgccgcctcaGTTCAGCGTCGCCCTCGATGCACTCCACGCCTGGATGGCCACCTTttcagacgactttcaaaggcATCTTCTCCGACCCATCGTTTTCATGGGCATTTACCCGATCTACCGATCTGCCGAGCGCCATCAGCCGATCTGCAGCAGGTGCCTCTCCTCCGGCTCCGACTCCATTGCCGATCTGCAGCAGGTGCCTCAGTGCAACAGCTGTTTGTGGGAGGTGATGAGGGATTTGGACGGCCGGGGGAATGTGTGGACTCGATAACTTTCCGTTGAAGAATTTGGCCAATCCTTTTCACGGAGAAGTTTGGATGGCTGCATAATGAGGATCCCGATACCTTCTTTGTTCCTGatgattattttgttttgtttgttctCTTTCTTTTGGAGGTTTTACTGCATACACTTGGATTTAAAGTGGAAGATACAATTGTTGTTTGGACCTCAAAACTTGTATCCTATTTCAACATGTTTATTATACGATTAACGATGCCAGCGGAGGTACCAGAGCTGACCGTCTCTCCAGAGCGGAGGCGCTAGAGCTGACCGCCAGTGCGGAGATGCCAGAGCGGAGGCTCCAGAGCTGACTGCCAGAGCTGAACgacataccagagcagaggctCCAGAGCTGACCGCCAGAGTTGACACGCCAGAGCTCACGGTGCTGACCACCAGTGATGTCAGCGCAGTATCGACTGCAGAGCTGTACGCGCAGAATTGATAGACAGAGCTGACCGCCAGATACCAGCAGAGCTGATCCATAGCGGAGGATCCAGAGCTGACCGCAGAGCTTAACGACATACCAGAGCGGAGGCTCCAGAGCTGACCGCCAGAGCTATCACGCCAGAGCTGTCCGGATCTGACCGGCTTCAGAGTTGCCCGCCCGAGCTGCCCCCTCCAGTACTTTCCGCCAGAGCGGATTTCCTTGCCAGCGCTTTCCGCGCTGTGCTGACCGACAGATCTAACCTTGCAGAGCTGACCGACATAGCTGACATTGCAGagctgaccgccagagcagACCAACAGAGCTGACCCACAGCGGAGGCTCCAGAGCTGACCGCAGAGCTGAACGTCATATCCGAGCGGAGGCTCCAAAGCTGACCGCCACAGCTTTCACGCCAGAGCTGTCCGGAGCTGACTGGCTTTAGAGTTGCCCGCCAGACCTTCTCGCCTGAGCTGCAAGGCAGAGCTTCCTGAGCTATCCGCCTGTGCGGATTCTCCTGCTCTGTTTCTCAAGAGCTGTcctcttgtttttctttttcttttgtttgttttacCACATTTTGTGGTTCTATTCCATAGCACACATCCTTTGGATTTTCTTTGTGATTGTGTCTTTGGGCCTTGTATTTTCCTTGGGCTTGCccaatttttttcctttctctcttttatttcaataaaattttcaattcagcagaaaaagaaattaaaagaaaaaaaaatcacttgaCACGGTCGCTAAAGTGTGGACTTGATAGAGGGGATACGCTTGGATCCCTGCGAGCAGCCGATTGCTTCCAATCCCGACGTCAACCGGAGTGCGAAAAGGTATGA harbors:
- the LOC131011662 gene encoding uncharacterized protein LOC131011662; amino-acid sequence: MTFSSAVSSGASAVGQLCWSALAVSSAMSAMSVSSARLDLSLGRATLKPVRSGQLWRDSSGGQLWSLRSGMSLSSAVSSGSSAMDQLCWYLAVSSVYQFCAYSSAVDTALTSLVVSTVSSGVSTLAVSSGASALVCRSALAVSSGASALASPHWRSALAPPLWRDGQLWYLRWHR